The genomic window ATTCCCTGGATCCTGTTACCAACATCCCTACCGGCCAGGTAAAAGTAAATACCCATGATACCGGAAACAAAACGTTTTCTTTGGCTTTCAATGCCCAATCGATTACGGGAGGAACCACGGAAGCAACCATTAAAACGGAGCTTCAGAACTTTGTGACGATGATTTTTGATAAAGATGAAACCGCAAAGGCCTATTGCCGGAGAATGTACCGCTATTTTGTCGGAAGACAGATTACTTCGGACATAGAAACGGATATTATCGTTCCTCTGGCTGCTTCACTGAAAGCCGATAACTACAATATTATCCCAACACTTACCACCCTTCTCAAGAGCAAGCATTTTTATGATGAAGAGGACAGCATTACAGGAGATCAGACCATTGGAAACATTGTAAGAAACCCGGTAGAGCTTTATTTTCATCTGTTTTCCCTGCTTAATCTTCAGCTTCCTTCGTATACTGCCAATCCGTCGGCCATACATAGCCTGATGGGCGTGGTAAGTAATTACTCGTCCAATATGGGAATGCCGGTCTTCAGTCCGCAGTCGGTGAATGGATATGCAGCTTACTCAAGCAGCCCGAACTATGATAAAAACTGGATCACGACTTCCTCACTTAGGATACGGTACAACAACACCATCGATTTCTTTATCAACGGGCTTACCTACAACGGCTTTACTTTTAAACTGAATAATGCCGCATTTGTAAAAGACAGCGGGTATTTTTCAAATCCGGCAAATGCAGATACCCTGGTCACGGAATTTCTGCAGATGATGTTTGTGGAGGTGCCGGACGGTACGCGGTATGACGAGTTTAAAACGATTTTCCTTAACAATTTAAGCCCGATCAACTGGCAGAATGAATGGAACAACTACACCAGCTCCGGAAATGCAAACAATGTAAAAATCCCGATCGACCGGCTGGTGAAAGCAATCATCAAATCTCCTGAATTCCAAATACTCTAAGATCATGAACAGAAAAGACTTTTTAAAATTAGTTTCTCTCGCAGGAGTAGGTGCTCCTTTTTACCTCAACGGAATGCCGTCCAGGTTTATGAATCAGTTTTTGGATTTTCAGCTGAGCTGCGACGTTGTAAACGACCGCTCCCTGGTCATTCTGAGGCTTGCCGGAGCAAATGACGGGCTCAATACGGTAATCCCGGTGAGCCAGTACAGCACCTATGCCGCGCTGCGTCCGAACATTAAGATCAACAGTTCGGGAACCGGAAGCTATATTCCGCTGGACAGCACGGTGGCCTCCGGCAAGCTTGTCGGACTGAATCCTTCCATGACCGGATTTAAAAACCTGTATGATTCCGGAAAGCTTTTATTAATGAATGGCGTAGGATACCCAAACCCAAATTATTCGCATTTCCGCTCGGAAAACCTGATGTTCTCAGGGAAGGACGGTTCTGTCAATTCGGATCTGCTGGACGGGATATTCGGAAGGTATCTGGGTGCCCTGTATCCGGGATTAGCCGGAAATCCAACCACACTGAATCCGGATCCGCTGGCCATACAGATGGGCAACCTTAATCCATGTCTGTTTTACGAGCATACGACAGAGAAAAACATCGAATATAATATGACGGGCTTCCAGTCCACTGTTTTCAGCAATTTAAACCTGGTAAATTCTGAATACAACGATCTTTTAAGCTACATCAAAGGTGTTGCTGCCAGTATGGATGCTTATTATAACCGGGTAATGCAGGTTTTCAATGCGGGAAATAATTCCACGACTACCTATCCTAATTCTTCGCTGGGCAAACAGCTGAAAACGGTTGCGAGAATGATTAAAGGCGGAAGTAAAACGAAAATATTCCAGGTAAATCTAAGCGGATTCGATACCCATGTCAACCAGGTACAAGCCGGAAGCACCCATTTGGGAACCCATGCGAATCTTTTGGGAGATATTGCCAATTCGGTTGCCGCTTTCCAGGCGGATATTCAACAGCTCGGTATTGCCGATAAGATCATGACCGTTACGTTCAGTGAGTTCGGAAGGCAGGTCCGAGAAAACGGAAGCACCGGAACCGATCATGGCGACCTGGCACCGTTCTTTGTGATCGGTAACGCTGCGGCAGCAGGTATTTTAGGCGACCACCCGGTATTTACCAATCAGACTAGCTTTTACTACAACCAGAACCAGCGGAGATACGATTACCGGCAGATCTTTGCTTCACTTCTTCAGGACTGGCTGGGCGCAAGCACCAGTTTGATGGTAACTTCCGAGCTCGATTATTATGTCACCGGAAACCAGAAAGTTGATGTAATTTCCAATGCACAGAAAGCAGGAACGGTTTGTTCCACCACCCTGGGCACTTCCAACGTGACTTCAGAAAAAGGCATCAAAGTCTACCCGGTGCCGGCAAGCCAGTATATTTACGTAGATGTTGAAAACAGAAGAAATACGGAAATAAAATACCAAATGCTCGATATGAGCGGAAGGGTTATTCTTCAGCGTGCGGAAAGGTCGGTTTCCGGCCGTATCGAAATTAATGTTTCATCAGTTCCGCAAGGAAATTACATCCTGAAACTTACGATGGATACAGAGGAAATCAGCAAAAAAGTGATGGTTTCGCATCATTAATCAACAAACCGCTTGTCAATTAAATAAAAACAGCCTGATCAAATGATCAGGCTGTTTTTATAACAAGATTAAATTAATTAAGAAGCCACTACCGTTCCTTTGAACGAAAGGGTCTTAGGTGTTTTGCTGTCGCTTGTCGTAACGTTTACCGTTTTCATAAACGGTCCTGCGTTCGCTGCATTATAGCTCGCTTCCACAAATCCTACTTTTCCAGGAAGGATAGGTGTTTTGGTATAGTTTGCTGTTGTACAACCACATGAAGGCGCTACGTTTTCAATGATGATCGGCTTTTTTGAAGTATTAGTAAACTCAAATCTGATCAGTTTCGGTTTTCCCTGAGGAATATTTCCTACTTCAATGGATTCTGATTTCCATTTGATGGCGTCTGCCAATACTTTTACTACAGGAGTACCTTCAGCAGGAAATACATTTGCATAGAAAGGAGAACATGCCATAACCGCTAAAAGCGCAGTAATTTTTAAATTTTTCATGATATACATTTTAATGATGATTAACCGATATTTTCTTTAACAGAACAAATGTAAGCGGAAAATCCGGATATGTCCTGTTAACCGCTCTCAAACATTTGTTAATAAGTTGTTAATGATCAAAAATTAATAATATTTTTGGATAATATTGTCCTGCAAATGGAAATCAAGAAACTCAATATTATCATCACCCTCGGTTTTGTGGCCATTATCGGTATTCTGATCGCACAGCTTCTCTGGACGCGGCAGGCCTATAATCTGGAGGATAAAAAATTCAACCAGACGGTAAATATTGCTTTACTGGAAGTGGTAGAGAAACTTTCCGGCGGAAAAACCTCTTTTACCGAAAGCCCCGTGCAGAATATTTCCAATGATTATTATGTGGTGAACATCAATAACGAGTTTCACCCTGACGTTTTAGAACATTACCTAAAAACTGAATTCACCCGGTTTCAGATCAATACCGATTATGTATACGCGGTTTACAATTGCCACAGCGACAAAATGCTGTACGGAAAGTATATTTCAAAAGATCAGGGCGAATCCAATCATAAGGTTATTAAATTTCCGAAGCACAAAAATCTGGTATATTATTTTTCCATCCGTTTTCCCGATAAAACGACCTACCTCGTCAGTTCGCTGAGGTTTTGGTATCTGCTCACTTTTGCATTGATTGTTATCCTTCTGGTCTACGTTTACTCCATTTATACCATTATCCAGCAGAAAAAATTCTCGGAGCTGCAACGGGACTTCATCAACAATATGACCCATGAGTTCAAAACCCCGCTATCTTCCATCCTCCTTGCTTCGGAAGCACTCAGCAAGCAGGATGCGGTAAAAGAAAGCTCCAAATTGCGGACCTACACTTCCATCATTACGGATCAGGGCAACAAGCTCAACCATCATATTGAGAAAATACTGAATATTGCAAAAAACGATGCATCAGGCTTATCGATGAAACCGCAAAGAATTGTTTTACTGCCTTTTATCCGGGAAATTGCAGAAACCATCAGGCAGAAAAATGAGAATGTTTCCATTGAACTTCACATCGACGAAAACATTTCGGTGATTGCCGACGAGTTTCATTTCGCCAATATCGTTTTCAACATTCTGGATAATTCCATCAAATACTGCGAAACAAAGCCGGTGATTATTATTTCCGCTCATACCGAACAAAAAGGCTTATATTTAAAGTTTAAAGATAACGGAATGGGAATCCCTGCTAAAAATATGCCTCATATTTTTGATAAATTTTACCGGGTAAACACGCCAAAAAGCGAAGAAGTTACCGGTTTCGGACTGGGTTTGTTTTATGTAAAAAAAGTCGTCCGGCAGCACAGCTGGAAAATCTCTGTGGAGAACAACAGTGACAAAGGCATTACAACTACCTTGTTCATCCCTTTTTAGATCTGCAAAATACCATGGAAAAATCTAAAATCCTTTATGCCGAAGATGATCAGACAATTGCTTTCCTGATTCAGGACAGCCTGGAGAATCATTATGACATCTCCTGTTTCTCCGACGGAAAATCTGCCCTAGAAGCCTTTCACCGTGAGGCATTCGACATCTGCCTCCTGGACATCATGATGCCGGAGATGAACGGTTTTGAACTGGCAGAGCATATCCGCAGCAAAAATTCTGAAATCCCTATTATTTTTATTTCCGCAAAAGCGCTGAAGGAAGACCGGATCAAGGGACTGAAAATTGGCGCAGATGATTATCTGGTAAAGCCTTTCAGCATTGAAGAGCTGATCCTGAAGATCGAGGTTTTCCTGCGGCGGTCGAAAAAAGCGACCATTGCTCCACCAAAATATAAGGTTGGGAAATTTGATTTCGATCCTAAAAATTATACGCTACAGGATTCGATCAGCACCACGACCCTCACCCAAAGGGAATCCGAACTGCTCTTTTATTTTATCCGGAACAAAAATACGGTGCTGAAAAGGCAGGACATCCTGAAAGCCATCTGGGGCGATGATGATTATTTTATGGGCCGCAGCCTGGACG from Chryseobacterium sp. SORGH_AS_0447 includes these protein-coding regions:
- a CDS encoding DUF1501 domain-containing protein; this encodes MNRKDFLKLVSLAGVGAPFYLNGMPSRFMNQFLDFQLSCDVVNDRSLVILRLAGANDGLNTVIPVSQYSTYAALRPNIKINSSGTGSYIPLDSTVASGKLVGLNPSMTGFKNLYDSGKLLLMNGVGYPNPNYSHFRSENLMFSGKDGSVNSDLLDGIFGRYLGALYPGLAGNPTTLNPDPLAIQMGNLNPCLFYEHTTEKNIEYNMTGFQSTVFSNLNLVNSEYNDLLSYIKGVAASMDAYYNRVMQVFNAGNNSTTTYPNSSLGKQLKTVARMIKGGSKTKIFQVNLSGFDTHVNQVQAGSTHLGTHANLLGDIANSVAAFQADIQQLGIADKIMTVTFSEFGRQVRENGSTGTDHGDLAPFFVIGNAAAAGILGDHPVFTNQTSFYYNQNQRRYDYRQIFASLLQDWLGASTSLMVTSELDYYVTGNQKVDVISNAQKAGTVCSTTLGTSNVTSEKGIKVYPVPASQYIYVDVENRRNTEIKYQMLDMSGRVILQRAERSVSGRIEINVSSVPQGNYILKLTMDTEEISKKVMVSHH
- a CDS encoding DUF1573 domain-containing protein, which encodes MKNLKITALLAVMACSPFYANVFPAEGTPVVKVLADAIKWKSESIEVGNIPQGKPKLIRFEFTNTSKKPIIIENVAPSCGCTTANYTKTPILPGKVGFVEASYNAANAGPFMKTVNVTTSDSKTPKTLSFKGTVVAS
- a CDS encoding DUF1800 family protein, with amino-acid sequence MPSLTPKTNVLGFSNAYHLLRRTTYNITKAKILDFATKTPQQALSELFTFSNPVPSSPLNNIGETIVPTASNPTITDSQNTVNSVKYDLYWWLHSALKDPSAQHKIVYFLHILFVTDDGASFWTNFDYRELLRFHANGSLKDLAIRVTQNARMLMFLNNNLNQSNSPNQNYAREFLELFTILKGPQIATGNYTNYTETDVQQAARVLTGFSLTSSIHLDKTARLNSLDPVTNIPTGQVKVNTHDTGNKTFSLAFNAQSITGGTTEATIKTELQNFVTMIFDKDETAKAYCRRMYRYFVGRQITSDIETDIIVPLAASLKADNYNIIPTLTTLLKSKHFYDEEDSITGDQTIGNIVRNPVELYFHLFSLLNLQLPSYTANPSAIHSLMGVVSNYSSNMGMPVFSPQSVNGYAAYSSSPNYDKNWITTSSLRIRYNNTIDFFINGLTYNGFTFKLNNAAFVKDSGYFSNPANADTLVTEFLQMMFVEVPDGTRYDEFKTIFLNNLSPINWQNEWNNYTSSGNANNVKIPIDRLVKAIIKSPEFQIL
- a CDS encoding response regulator transcription factor produces the protein MEKSKILYAEDDQTIAFLIQDSLENHYDISCFSDGKSALEAFHREAFDICLLDIMMPEMNGFELAEHIRSKNSEIPIIFISAKALKEDRIKGLKIGADDYLVKPFSIEELILKIEVFLRRSKKATIAPPKYKVGKFDFDPKNYTLQDSISTTTLTQRESELLFYFIRNKNTVLKRQDILKAIWGDDDYFMGRSLDVFISRLRKVLANEENIMIENLHGIGFRFSEK
- a CDS encoding sensor histidine kinase KdpD; the protein is MEIKKLNIIITLGFVAIIGILIAQLLWTRQAYNLEDKKFNQTVNIALLEVVEKLSGGKTSFTESPVQNISNDYYVVNINNEFHPDVLEHYLKTEFTRFQINTDYVYAVYNCHSDKMLYGKYISKDQGESNHKVIKFPKHKNLVYYFSIRFPDKTTYLVSSLRFWYLLTFALIVILLVYVYSIYTIIQQKKFSELQRDFINNMTHEFKTPLSSILLASEALSKQDAVKESSKLRTYTSIITDQGNKLNHHIEKILNIAKNDASGLSMKPQRIVLLPFIREIAETIRQKNENVSIELHIDENISVIADEFHFANIVFNILDNSIKYCETKPVIIISAHTEQKGLYLKFKDNGMGIPAKNMPHIFDKFYRVNTPKSEEVTGFGLGLFYVKKVVRQHSWKISVENNSDKGITTTLFIPF